A window of Variovorax sp. PBL-E5 contains these coding sequences:
- a CDS encoding acyl-CoA dehydrogenase family protein: MADLLDNLRLATLPAHADNFRAKVKTFLSRELPPAQADVRSRSWLAFDADFSRALAAQGWVGVTLPKAHGGADLDAFSRFVLVEELLAAGAPVGAHWIADRQSGPLILKYGSEAQKNFYLPRICRGEAFFGIGMSEPNAGSDLAAVGTRATRTGRGWRLNGRKIWTTNGHRCHYVIALVRSSGTAADRHAGLSQFIVDLSLPGVTVRPIVDLTGDAHFSEMFFDDVALDEAALIGAEGQGWQQVTAELAFERSGPERIYSSIVLLDRWIAWLRKTGGADAHLETLGRFATHLATLRHMSITVTARLAAGESPVVEAALVKDIATEFEQSIPAILEAALGADPGAAIDDDLLRALAYVSQMAPTFSLRGGTREILRGMIARGLGLR; the protein is encoded by the coding sequence ATGGCAGACCTTCTCGACAACCTGCGCCTGGCCACGCTGCCCGCGCATGCCGACAACTTCAGGGCGAAGGTCAAGACCTTCCTGAGCCGCGAACTGCCGCCCGCGCAGGCCGACGTGCGCTCGCGCTCATGGCTGGCCTTCGACGCCGACTTCAGCCGCGCGCTGGCGGCGCAGGGCTGGGTCGGCGTCACGCTGCCGAAGGCCCATGGCGGCGCCGACCTCGACGCCTTCAGCCGCTTCGTGCTGGTGGAAGAGCTGCTGGCCGCCGGTGCACCCGTGGGCGCACACTGGATCGCCGATCGCCAGAGTGGTCCCTTGATCCTCAAGTACGGCAGCGAAGCGCAAAAGAACTTCTACCTGCCGCGCATCTGCCGCGGCGAGGCCTTCTTCGGCATCGGCATGAGCGAGCCGAACGCCGGCTCCGACCTGGCAGCCGTCGGCACGCGCGCGACCCGCACCGGCCGCGGCTGGCGCCTGAACGGCCGCAAGATCTGGACGACCAACGGGCACCGCTGCCACTACGTGATCGCGCTGGTGCGCTCTTCCGGCACGGCCGCCGACCGACACGCGGGGCTGTCGCAGTTCATCGTCGACCTGTCCTTGCCCGGCGTCACCGTCCGGCCGATCGTCGACCTGACGGGCGACGCGCACTTCAGCGAGATGTTCTTCGACGACGTGGCGCTGGACGAGGCCGCGCTGATCGGCGCCGAGGGTCAGGGCTGGCAGCAGGTGACCGCCGAGCTGGCCTTCGAGCGCAGCGGGCCCGAGCGCATCTACTCGAGCATCGTCCTGCTCGACCGCTGGATCGCATGGCTGCGCAAGACAGGCGGCGCCGACGCGCACCTGGAAACGCTGGGCCGCTTCGCCACCCACCTGGCCACGCTGCGCCACATGTCCATCACCGTCACGGCGCGGCTCGCGGCCGGCGAAAGCCCGGTGGTGGAAGCGGCGTTGGTGAAGGACATCGCCACCGAGTTCGAACAAAGCATCCCCGCGATCCTGGAGGCGGCGCTGGGCGCGGACCCCGGCGCCGCGATCGACGACGACCTGCTGCGCGCCCTGGCCTACGTGAGCCAGATGGCGCCCACCTTCTCGCTGCGCGGCGGCACCCGCGAGATCCTGCGCGGAATGATCGCGCGCGGTCTCGGCCTGCGCTGA
- a CDS encoding NADH:flavin oxidoreductase/NADH oxidase, translated as MEPTASRLFSPFDLRGVRFRNRIGVSPMCMYACGPDGLATPWHMVHLGMRAPGGAGLVVAEATAVAPHARISPADLGLWSRAHADALAPITQFISGQGCVPGIQLAHAGRKGSTRSPWIGRDAVPESEGGWQVQAPSPLLFSPLNAMPREMSEADIARTIGEFGAAAGLAFEAGFRYLELHLGHGYLAHQFLSPLSNRRTDGWGGDFEGRTRFARALAKAARAAWPDELPLAARLSITDWVEGGWTADEAVRLAGLLGEAGVDLVVCSSGAIVPGAMPPDGPIMQLPFAARVRAQAGVASGAVGQITEAAQAEQIIASGGADLVFLARAMLRDPFWAVHAAEALGAPAPWPIAYGRAVGQRQGRVQRPQRP; from the coding sequence ATGGAACCCACGGCTTCCCGGCTCTTCTCTCCTTTCGACTTGCGCGGCGTTCGCTTTCGCAACCGCATCGGCGTGTCGCCCATGTGCATGTATGCCTGCGGCCCGGACGGCCTGGCCACGCCCTGGCACATGGTGCATCTGGGCATGCGCGCACCGGGCGGCGCCGGGCTCGTCGTGGCGGAAGCCACCGCCGTCGCGCCGCACGCGCGCATCTCGCCGGCGGACCTCGGCCTGTGGTCGCGCGCGCATGCCGACGCGCTCGCGCCGATCACGCAATTCATCTCCGGCCAGGGCTGCGTGCCCGGCATCCAGCTGGCGCACGCCGGGCGCAAGGGCAGCACGCGCAGCCCCTGGATCGGACGCGATGCGGTGCCCGAATCGGAAGGCGGCTGGCAGGTGCAAGCGCCCTCGCCTCTTCTCTTTTCGCCGCTGAACGCGATGCCGCGCGAGATGAGCGAGGCGGACATCGCACGCACGATCGGCGAGTTCGGCGCGGCGGCGGGCCTCGCCTTCGAGGCCGGCTTCCGGTACCTCGAACTGCACCTGGGCCACGGCTACCTGGCGCACCAGTTTCTCTCGCCGCTCAGCAACCGGCGCACCGACGGCTGGGGCGGCGATTTCGAGGGCCGCACGCGCTTCGCGCGCGCGCTGGCGAAGGCCGCGCGCGCGGCCTGGCCGGACGAACTGCCGCTGGCCGCACGCCTGTCGATCACCGACTGGGTCGAGGGCGGCTGGACGGCCGACGAAGCCGTGCGGCTGGCCGGGCTGCTGGGCGAAGCCGGTGTCGACCTCGTCGTGTGTTCGAGCGGCGCCATCGTTCCCGGCGCCATGCCGCCGGACGGTCCCATCATGCAGTTGCCCTTCGCAGCCCGTGTGCGCGCGCAGGCCGGCGTGGCCTCCGGCGCCGTGGGCCAGATCACCGAGGCCGCACAGGCGGAACAGATCATCGCAAGCGGCGGCGCCGACCTCGTGTTCCTGGCCCGCGCCATGCTGCGCGATCCGTTCTGGGCCGTGCATGCGGCCGAGGCGCTCGGCGCACCAGCGCCCTGGCCCATCGCCTATGGCCGCGCCGTAGGCCAGCGGCAGGGGCGCGTGCAGCGGCCTCAGCGGCCGTAG
- a CDS encoding acyl-CoA dehydrogenase family protein: MSQDNDNDNDNDTAQFADMAERLFGDIAMPARIESAEDGTFPQAIWTAVEEAGIGLALVPEDAGGIGAGLAGAAAILQAAGRHALPVPVLELIMGNALLALAGREPAAGPLCLLFADGEALPTRMRGAAWAGASAQVLVVARAGTGAGARLAVLPTSGLRLQDSIADAAGEPASDFELPPAVDWLPIDGMDFDALLRRAALLRGAQMIGAMRWCLERTTAYALERKQFGREIGKFQVVQQMIAELASAVVAAHAVLDAAIAAPDDRVIVAAARSRLGDAADTVFALSHQVHGAIGFSYEYVLHFRTRRLMAWRDQFGSVPYWRRQLAAAFAGCQADEVWPLLAGT, from the coding sequence ATGAGCCAGGACAACGACAACGATAACGATAACGACACGGCGCAGTTCGCCGACATGGCCGAGCGGCTGTTCGGCGACATCGCCATGCCGGCGCGCATCGAATCGGCCGAGGACGGCACGTTTCCGCAAGCGATCTGGACGGCGGTGGAGGAGGCCGGCATCGGCCTCGCGCTGGTGCCCGAGGACGCAGGCGGCATCGGCGCCGGGCTGGCCGGTGCCGCGGCGATCCTGCAGGCGGCCGGCCGGCATGCGCTGCCGGTACCGGTGCTGGAACTGATCATGGGCAACGCACTGCTGGCACTGGCCGGCCGCGAACCGGCGGCCGGGCCGCTGTGCCTCCTGTTCGCCGACGGCGAGGCCTTGCCGACGCGCATGCGTGGCGCGGCGTGGGCGGGTGCGTCGGCGCAGGTGCTGGTGGTCGCGCGCGCGGGCACCGGCGCCGGCGCACGGTTGGCCGTGCTGCCCACGTCCGGCCTGCGGCTGCAGGATTCGATCGCGGATGCGGCGGGCGAGCCCGCCTCCGATTTCGAGCTGCCGCCAGCCGTCGACTGGCTGCCGATCGACGGCATGGATTTCGATGCCTTGCTGCGCCGTGCGGCCCTGCTGCGTGGCGCGCAGATGATCGGTGCGATGCGCTGGTGCCTGGAGCGCACCACGGCCTACGCGCTGGAGCGCAAGCAGTTCGGCCGCGAGATCGGCAAGTTCCAGGTGGTGCAGCAGATGATCGCGGAACTGGCCTCGGCGGTGGTCGCCGCGCATGCGGTGCTGGATGCGGCGATCGCCGCCCCCGATGACCGGGTGATCGTGGCGGCGGCGCGCTCGCGCCTGGGCGATGCGGCCGACACCGTGTTCGCGCTGTCGCACCAGGTGCATGGCGCGATCGGCTTCAGCTACGAATACGTGCTGCACTTTCGCACCCGGCGCCTGATGGCCTGGCGCGACCAGTTCGGCAGCGTTCCCTACTGGCGGCGCCAGCTGGCCGCCGCGTTCGCCGGCTGTCAGGCGGACGAGGTCTGGCCCCTGCTGGCGGGGACGTGA
- a CDS encoding acyl-CoA dehydrogenase family protein: MTVSSLHLELPALPGELMALRREVRGFVAAERAAGGLPYPDKVGLGFSPEVSRRIAARGWIGMTWPRRYGGHERTALERYVVTEELLAAGVPVGAHWISDRQSGPVLLKFGTEAQKQEYLPRIARGELAFCIGMSEPDSGSDLASLRTSGTRVDGGWRINGAKLWTTNAHRVDYMIALVRTARADEGNRQSGLTQILIKLDSPGVAIRPIRSMVGVQDFNEVVFQDVFVSDADVVGQPGHGWNQVSAELAYERSGPERWLSSFRLLAELVQAAGPRPSDASAMEIGRLFGQLMAVRQISLSIASMLQAGKTPNLEASIAKDIGTRLEQEIVRTVRSIVHADALFEGADLPALRALLASAQRYAPAFTIRGGTGEILRGVIARGLGLR, from the coding sequence ATGACCGTTTCTTCCCTGCACCTCGAACTGCCCGCGTTGCCCGGCGAGCTGATGGCGCTGCGCCGCGAGGTCCGCGGCTTCGTCGCCGCCGAGCGCGCCGCCGGCGGCCTGCCGTACCCCGACAAGGTCGGGCTCGGCTTCTCGCCCGAGGTCTCGCGCAGGATCGCCGCGCGGGGCTGGATCGGCATGACTTGGCCGCGCCGCTACGGCGGCCACGAGCGCACGGCGCTGGAGCGCTACGTGGTGACGGAGGAACTGCTGGCCGCCGGCGTGCCCGTCGGTGCGCACTGGATCTCGGACCGGCAGAGCGGACCGGTGCTGCTGAAGTTCGGCACCGAGGCGCAGAAGCAGGAATACCTGCCGCGCATCGCGCGCGGCGAACTGGCCTTCTGCATCGGCATGAGCGAACCCGACTCGGGTTCCGACCTGGCCTCGCTGCGCACCAGCGGCACGCGCGTCGACGGCGGCTGGCGCATCAACGGCGCCAAGCTCTGGACCACCAACGCGCACCGCGTCGACTACATGATCGCGTTGGTGCGCACGGCCAGGGCCGACGAAGGCAACCGGCAGTCGGGCCTCACGCAGATCCTCATCAAGCTGGACAGCCCGGGCGTGGCCATCCGCCCGATCCGCAGCATGGTGGGCGTGCAGGATTTCAACGAGGTGGTGTTCCAGGACGTGTTCGTGTCCGATGCCGACGTGGTGGGCCAGCCGGGCCATGGATGGAACCAGGTTAGCGCCGAGCTGGCCTACGAGCGCAGCGGCCCCGAACGCTGGCTCAGCAGCTTTCGCCTGCTGGCCGAGCTGGTGCAGGCCGCGGGCCCTCGTCCCTCGGACGCGAGTGCGATGGAGATCGGCCGGCTGTTCGGCCAGCTGATGGCCGTGCGGCAGATCTCGCTGTCGATCGCCAGCATGCTGCAGGCCGGCAAGACGCCGAACCTGGAGGCCTCGATCGCCAAGGACATCGGCACGCGGCTCGAGCAGGAGATCGTGCGCACGGTGCGCAGCATCGTCCATGCCGACGCGCTGTTCGAAGGCGCCGATCTGCCCGCGCTGCGGGCGCTGCTGGCCAGCGCGCAGCGCTATGCGCCGGCCTTCACCATCCGCGGCGGCACCGGCGAGATCCTGCGCGGCGTGATCGCGCGCGGACTGGGCCTGAGATGA
- a CDS encoding enoyl-CoA hydratase/isomerase family protein → MHFETLPGRVGLVTLDRPAALNALDMRSVRLLREGIRAMEADAGIDVIVLTACGERAFCVGVDLKERQRLGDEASRDFAAIHECYAADPSRQLAGFGRKA, encoded by the coding sequence GTGCATTTCGAAACCCTGCCCGGCCGCGTCGGCCTCGTCACGCTCGACCGGCCCGCGGCGCTCAACGCGCTGGACATGCGCAGTGTCCGCCTGCTGCGCGAAGGCATCCGTGCGATGGAGGCGGATGCGGGCATCGACGTCATCGTGCTCACCGCCTGCGGCGAGCGCGCCTTCTGCGTGGGCGTGGACCTGAAGGAGCGTCAGCGCCTGGGCGACGAGGCATCGCGCGACTTCGCCGCGATCCACGAATGCTATGCGGCCGACCCTTCGCGGCAGCTCGCGGGCTTCGGCCGGAAGGCCTGA
- a CDS encoding acyl-CoA dehydrogenase family protein, giving the protein MFAEALASILRDHCTPADVRAIEAGGSHAALLATISDAGFLELLAAEEEGGAGASLSDFHPVLALCGAHAVPLPLAQTFGARLLAPREALPDGLITFAPGLARDADGALHAAPVPCALVAAHVIAADGDALRLLPVAGARRVPTGVHGSLAASLHWPAGAGRVLPSGAAAGLQPLAAALHAGLLAGAMKRVFDMTLAYGNERVQFGKSIGKFQAVQHQLSVMAEHVAAGCIAAEAAFQGAARIPADGACAMAKARTSEAAQLVASIAHALHGAIGITEEYDLQLYTRRLHEWRMAHGSETHWNRVLGRLLIDSPHTLAADFVRAIGTAGTTPTSTSP; this is encoded by the coding sequence ATGTTCGCCGAAGCACTCGCATCCATCCTCCGTGACCACTGCACGCCGGCCGACGTGCGCGCCATCGAAGCCGGCGGCTCCCACGCCGCGCTGCTGGCGACCATCAGCGACGCCGGCTTTCTGGAACTGCTGGCCGCCGAGGAAGAAGGCGGCGCGGGCGCCAGCCTGTCCGACTTCCATCCGGTGCTCGCGCTGTGCGGCGCGCATGCCGTGCCGCTGCCGCTGGCGCAGACCTTCGGTGCGCGCCTGCTGGCGCCGCGCGAGGCCTTGCCCGACGGCCTGATCACCTTCGCGCCCGGGCTGGCACGCGACGCGGACGGCGCGCTGCACGCAGCGCCGGTGCCGTGCGCGCTCGTCGCCGCGCATGTGATCGCGGCCGACGGCGATGCGCTGCGGCTGCTGCCCGTGGCCGGCGCCCGGCGGGTACCGACCGGCGTGCACGGCAGCCTCGCCGCATCGCTGCACTGGCCCGCCGGTGCAGGCCGCGTATTGCCGTCAGGCGCCGCCGCCGGCCTGCAGCCGCTGGCCGCCGCACTGCACGCCGGCCTGCTCGCCGGTGCCATGAAGCGCGTGTTCGACATGACGCTGGCCTACGGCAACGAACGCGTGCAGTTCGGCAAGTCGATCGGCAAGTTCCAGGCGGTCCAGCACCAGTTGAGCGTGATGGCGGAGCACGTGGCCGCCGGCTGCATCGCGGCCGAAGCCGCATTCCAGGGCGCGGCCCGCATCCCTGCCGATGGCGCCTGTGCCATGGCCAAGGCCCGCACCAGCGAGGCGGCGCAGCTGGTGGCCTCGATCGCGCACGCGTTGCACGGCGCGATCGGCATCACCGAGGAATACGACCTGCAGCTCTACACCCGCCGCCTGCACGAATGGCGCATGGCCCACGGTTCGGAGACACACTGGAACCGCGTGCTCGGCCGCCTGCTGATCGACAGCCCGCACACCCTGGCGGCGGATTTCGTGCGCGCCATCGGCACCGCCGGCACCACCCCCACATCCACTTCCCCCTAG
- a CDS encoding DUF2889 domain-containing protein, with protein MPLSHPQPRQPLNDRTIRCEGFRRDDGLWEVEASLVDTRTYESPTPFRPSVPAGGKFHEMWVRFAMDDARALREVEVRIDSHPFPECPGAVPNFQRLVGLRLGAGFHRELQARVGGEAGCTHVLTLFQTMATVAIQTLSSQIRWNDRAAAERVYGVPPDGGPPPVVGACLGYGKSGEMVRRIYPEHYVAPKAGARDAVGG; from the coding sequence ATGCCGCTTTCACACCCCCAGCCCCGCCAGCCGCTGAACGACCGCACCATCCGCTGCGAAGGCTTCCGGCGCGACGACGGCCTGTGGGAAGTGGAGGCCAGCCTGGTGGACACGCGCACCTACGAAAGCCCGACACCGTTTCGCCCCTCGGTACCGGCCGGCGGCAAATTCCACGAGATGTGGGTGCGCTTCGCGATGGACGATGCGCGCGCGCTGCGCGAGGTCGAGGTCCGCATCGACAGCCATCCCTTCCCCGAATGCCCCGGCGCCGTGCCGAATTTCCAGCGCCTGGTCGGGCTCAGGCTGGGCGCGGGCTTTCATCGTGAGCTGCAGGCGCGCGTCGGCGGCGAGGCCGGCTGCACGCATGTGCTGACGCTGTTCCAGACCATGGCGACGGTGGCCATCCAGACGCTGTCCAGCCAGATCCGATGGAACGATCGTGCCGCGGCCGAGCGCGTCTACGGCGTGCCGCCCGACGGCGGACCACCGCCGGTGGTCGGCGCCTGCCTGGGCTACGGCAAGAGCGGCGAGATGGTGCGCCGCATCTACCCCGAGCATTACGTCGCGCCGAAGGCCGGCGCACGGGATGCGGTCGGTGGGTGA
- a CDS encoding Bug family tripartite tricarboxylate transporter substrate binding protein, whose protein sequence is MNPAIPRGAFAQRALRRHLLGLALALAVSPFAFAQPAAWPAQPIHLIVPFPVGGPTDMAARLVAEKLTHSLGQPVIVDNRGGAAGMLGTLALAQSKGDGYTIGLIGNGLVTLTPYVRKDVGFDPLKDLIPLSKAVDIPLVVVENVALPPKTMKEFIAYARANPGKLSYGSDGTASLTHLSFEMFKQAQDIHLVHIPYRGTAQILTDLLGNQIQVSMSGIAGPLPHIKSGKLRALAVTSARRVPALPDTPTMIELGMKDFDITTWFAFFAPAGVPAPVAAKLNEHLGRALREPDVIEKLRGAGMEAAPSSQAEMDRIVRRYIAQWQGVIKSANIKLDD, encoded by the coding sequence ATGAATCCAGCCATCCCGCGCGGCGCCTTCGCGCAGCGTGCCCTTCGCCGCCATCTGCTGGGCCTCGCACTGGCCCTTGCCGTCAGTCCCTTCGCCTTCGCGCAGCCGGCCGCATGGCCGGCACAACCGATCCACCTGATCGTCCCCTTCCCCGTCGGCGGCCCGACCGACATGGCCGCGCGGCTGGTGGCGGAGAAGCTCACGCATTCGCTCGGCCAGCCGGTCATCGTGGACAACCGCGGCGGCGCGGCAGGCATGCTGGGCACGCTGGCGCTGGCCCAATCGAAGGGCGACGGCTACACCATCGGCCTGATCGGCAACGGCCTCGTCACGCTGACGCCCTACGTACGCAAGGACGTCGGCTTCGATCCGCTCAAGGACCTGATCCCGCTCTCCAAGGCCGTCGACATTCCGCTGGTCGTGGTGGAGAACGTTGCGCTGCCGCCGAAGACCATGAAGGAGTTCATCGCCTATGCCAGGGCCAACCCGGGCAAGCTCAGCTACGGTTCGGACGGCACGGCGTCGCTCACCCACCTGAGCTTCGAGATGTTCAAGCAGGCGCAGGACATCCACCTGGTGCACATCCCCTACCGCGGCACCGCGCAGATACTGACCGATCTGCTGGGCAACCAGATCCAGGTATCCATGAGCGGCATCGCCGGGCCGCTGCCGCACATCAAGTCGGGCAAGCTGCGCGCACTGGCAGTCACCAGCGCCAGGCGCGTGCCCGCGCTGCCCGACACGCCGACGATGATCGAGCTGGGCATGAAGGACTTCGACATCACCACCTGGTTCGCCTTCTTCGCGCCGGCCGGCGTGCCTGCGCCGGTGGCCGCGAAGCTCAACGAACACCTGGGGCGCGCGCTGCGGGAGCCCGACGTGATCGAGAAGCTGCGCGGCGCGGGCATGGAAGCCGCGCCTTCCTCGCAGGCGGAGATGGACCGCATCGTGCGCCGCTACATCGCGCAATGGCAGGGCGTGATCAAGAGTGCGAACATCAAGCTGGACGATTGA
- a CDS encoding class II aldolase/adducin family protein gives MKPSSMSDAEWQVRLDVAACYRLLAHYRMTDLIYTHVSGRIPGEEEAILINPYGLMFHEIRASDLVRVDLRGNPVTEINAPINRAGFFIHSAVHEARPDIACVIHTHTTAGIAVAAQQAGLRMISQHALRFHGRLSYHEYLGVADDDAERRRLAHDLGDNLSMLLRNHGILGCGRSVAEAFIETHYLERACQVQVAALAGGTPLSVLSDAVSATTAQQFDTARDRRKTQDGRTFTLEWTALLRMLDQIDSSWRE, from the coding sequence ATGAAACCTTCATCGATGTCGGACGCCGAATGGCAAGTGCGGCTGGACGTGGCCGCGTGCTACCGGCTGCTTGCGCACTACCGCATGACGGACCTGATCTACACGCACGTGTCGGGCCGCATTCCGGGCGAGGAGGAAGCCATCCTCATCAATCCCTACGGCCTGATGTTCCATGAGATCCGCGCCAGCGACCTGGTGCGGGTGGACCTCAGGGGCAATCCCGTCACGGAGATCAATGCGCCGATCAACCGCGCGGGCTTCTTCATCCACAGCGCAGTGCACGAGGCGCGACCGGACATCGCCTGCGTGATCCACACGCACACCACGGCGGGCATCGCCGTCGCGGCCCAGCAGGCGGGCCTGCGGATGATCAGCCAGCACGCGCTGCGCTTCCACGGCCGGCTGTCGTACCACGAGTACCTGGGCGTGGCCGACGACGATGCGGAACGCCGGCGCCTGGCGCACGACCTCGGCGACAACCTCTCGATGCTGCTGCGCAACCATGGCATCCTGGGTTGCGGGCGCAGCGTGGCCGAGGCCTTCATCGAGACGCACTACCTTGAGCGCGCCTGCCAGGTCCAGGTGGCCGCGCTCGCGGGCGGCACGCCGCTGTCGGTGCTGAGCGATGCCGTGTCCGCGACCACGGCCCAGCAATTCGATACCGCGCGCGACCGCCGCAAGACGCAGGACGGCCGCACCTTCACGCTGGAATGGACGGCGCTGCTGCGCATGCTCGACCAGATCGACAGCTCGTGGCGCGAATGA
- a CDS encoding crotonase/enoyl-CoA hydratase family protein: MTDFLLYEQTGAIVTLTMNQPEQRNPLTGNTAVAEFLVAIDRIHDDRSVRAVILTGNGPSFSAGGDIREMQRQSTAEVSEMDIRHDYRRGIQRLTLALFNLEVPVIAAVNGHAIGAGLDLACMCDIRIASDKARFAESFVKLGIIPGDGGAWLLPRTVGLSRAAEMAFTGDAIDARQALEWNLVSRVVPAEELMPAARQLADRIAVNPSHGVRLAKRLMREAIHSRLDSILEMSAVFQAVSHKTDDHREAVAAFLEKRPANYGR, from the coding sequence ATGACAGACTTCTTGTTGTACGAGCAGACGGGCGCCATCGTCACGCTCACCATGAACCAGCCCGAGCAGCGCAACCCGCTGACCGGCAACACGGCGGTGGCGGAATTCCTGGTCGCGATCGATCGCATCCACGACGACCGCAGCGTGCGTGCCGTGATCCTGACCGGCAACGGGCCGTCGTTCTCGGCCGGCGGAGACATCCGCGAGATGCAGCGCCAGTCCACCGCCGAAGTGAGCGAGATGGACATCCGCCACGACTACCGCCGCGGCATCCAGCGCCTGACGCTGGCGCTGTTCAACCTCGAGGTGCCGGTGATCGCCGCGGTCAACGGCCATGCCATCGGCGCAGGCCTCGACCTGGCGTGCATGTGCGACATCCGCATCGCGTCCGACAAGGCGCGGTTCGCGGAGAGCTTCGTGAAGCTCGGCATCATCCCCGGCGACGGCGGCGCATGGCTGCTGCCGCGCACCGTGGGCCTGTCGCGCGCGGCCGAGATGGCCTTCACCGGCGACGCCATCGATGCCAGGCAGGCGCTCGAATGGAACCTGGTGTCGCGCGTCGTGCCGGCCGAAGAACTCATGCCCGCGGCACGCCAGCTTGCGGACCGCATCGCCGTCAACCCGTCGCACGGCGTGCGGCTGGCCAAGCGCCTCATGCGCGAAGCCATCCATTCGCGGCTGGACAGCATCCTCGAAATGTCCGCCGTGTTCCAGGCGGTCTCGCACAAGACCGACGACCATCGCGAGGCCGTGGCGGCCTTCCTCGAAAAGCGTCCGGCCAACTACGGCCGCTGA